One stretch of Physeter macrocephalus isolate SW-GA unplaced genomic scaffold, ASM283717v5 random_98, whole genome shotgun sequence DNA includes these proteins:
- the WIPI2 gene encoding WD repeat domain phosphoinositide-interacting protein 2 isoform X4: MEVAADTEDVCIVERLFSSSLVAIVSLKAPRKLKVCHFKKGTEICNYSYSNTILAVKLNRQRLIVCLEESLYIHNIRDMKVLHTIRETPPNPAGLCALSVSSDNCYLAYPGSATIGEAQVFDTINLRAANMIPAHDSPLAALAFDTSGTKLATASEKGTVIRVFSIPEGQKLFEFRRGVKRCVSICSLAFSTDGVFLSTSSNTETVHIFKLETVKEKPQEEPTTWTGYFGKVLMASTSYLPSQVTEMFNQGRAFATVRLPFCGHKNICALATIQKIPRLLVGASDGYLYMYNLDPQEGGECTLMKQHKLDGSMETTNEILDSTSHDCPLVTQTYSTAVAKGPHVPSSPTALAYADELGAVGGAGLEDEAGALRLEDSEHPPRILRTD; this comes from the exons cTGACACTGAAGATGTGTGCATCGTGGAAAGATTGTTCTCAAGCAGCTTAGTGGCCATCGTTAGCCTCAAGGCCCCCAGGAAGCTGAAGGTTTGCCACTTTAAGAAGGGGACTGAGATCTGCAACTACAGCTACTCCAACACCATCCTGGCTGTGAAGCTGAACAGGCAG AGGCTGATCGTGTGCCTGGAGGAGTCTCTGTATATACACAACATCCGGGACATGAAGGTGCTGCATACCATCCGGGAGACGCCCCCAAACCCCGCAG GCCTGTGCGCGCTGTCCGTCAGCAGCGACAACTGTTACCTGGCGTATCCGGGCAGCGCGACCATCGGGGAGGCGCAGGTCTTTGACACCATCAACCTG AGAGCTGCAAACATGATCCCGGCTCATGACAGCCCTTTAGCCGCACTGGCCTTCGACACCAGCGGAACCAAGCTCGCCACTGCTTCCGAGAAG GGGACCGTGATTAGGGTATTTTCCATTCCAGAAGGACAAAAACTCTTCGAGTTCCGGAGAGGGGTGAAGAG GTGTGTGAGCATCTGCTCCCTGGCCTTCAGCACGGACGGCGTGTTCCTGTCCACCTCCAGCAACACGGAGACTGTACACATCTTCAAGCTCGAGACTGTGAAAGAAAA GCCTCAGGAGGAGCCCACCACCTGGACCGGCTACTTCGGGAAGGTGCTCATGGCGTCCACCAGCTACTTGCCCTCCCAAGTGACAGAAATGTTCAACCAGGGCAGAGCCTTTGCCACAGTCCGCCTGCCTTTCTGTGGCCACAAGAACATCTGCGCGCTGGCCAC AATCCAGAAGATTCCCCGATTGCTGGTGGGAGCCTCGGACGGGTACTTATACATGTACAATCTGGACCCCCAGGAGGGAGGCGAGTGCACCTTGATGAAACAGCACAA gTTGGACGGCAGCATGGAGACGACCAACGAGATCCTAGACTCCACGTCCCACGACTGCCCCTTGGTGACGCAGACGTACAGCACGGCTGTGGCCAAGGGTCCTCACGTGCCTTCGTCCCCAACGGCACTGG CCTACGCCGACGAGCTGGGCGCGGTGGGCGGCGCGGGCCTGGAGGACGAGGCGGGCGCCCTGCGGCTGGAGGACAGCGAGCACCCCCCCAGGATTCTCCGGACAGACTGA